In the genome of Thermoanaerobaculia bacterium, the window TGGTACCTCTCCCGTCACCTCGACCGCTGCTTCGACCGGGCCGAGGAGCGCTGCGAACCCGCGCCGCTGCCGGCGCCTCCGGCGCCGCGCGCAGGGGGGGTGCGCCGCGCCGCCCGGGCCCTGGCGCGCGCCGACCGGCCGCTCCTCCTCGTCGGTTCGCAGGCCATGCTGCACGCGCTCTCCGCAGCCGAGCTCCAGCGGGCGATCGAGCAGCTCGGTCTGCCGGTCTATCTGTCCGGCATGGCCCGCGGGCTCCTGGGTGCCGCGCATCCGCTGCTGAAGCGGCACAAACGCCGCGAGGCGCTGCGCGAGGCCGACTGCGTCGTTCTGGCTGGCGTGCCGTCCGACTTCCGGCTCGACTACGGCCGCCACGTCGGCCGCAAGGCGACGCTGATCGCCGCCAATCGTAGCGCCGACGATCTCGAGAAGAACCGCCGGCCGCAGATCGGCGCCGAGGCCGATCCGGCGCTATTTCTCGCCGAGCTGGCGGAGGTCGGTGCCGGCCTGCATGCGCGCTGGCGGGAATGGGGCGAGCAGTTGGCGGTCCGCGACGCGGAGCGCGAGCAGGAGATCGCCGCCCAGGCCGCGGTCGAGCCGGCCCCGGCCGAGAGCGGCGTCACCGGCCTCAACCCGCTGCACCTCTTGCGCGGGCTCGACGAGTTTCTCGACGACGATGCCGTGCTGGTCGCCGACGGCGGCGACTTCGTCGGTACGGCGTCGTACATCGTGCGGGCGCGCTCGCCCTTCGGCTGGCTCGATCCGGGCGTCTTCGGCACGCTCGGCGTCGGCGGCGGCTTCGCGCTCGGCGCCAAGGTCGCGCGGCCCGAATCGGAGGTCTGGATCCTCTACGGCGACGGCTCGGTCGCCTACAGCCTGATGGAGTTCGACACCTTCGTCCGCCATGGCGTGCCGGTGATCGCGCTGGTCGGCAACGACGCCTCGTGGGCACAGATCGCGCGCGATCAGATCGCCGTGCTGGGCGACGACGTCGGAACCGTCCTGGCCTCGACCGACTACCACTTCGCGGCGGAGGCGCTCGGCGGCAAGGGGCTCTCGATCGACCATCCCGACGAGATCGTCCCGGCTTTCGCTCAGGCGCGGGTCTGGGCCCGGGCCGGCCATCCCGTGCTGCTCAACGCCCGGCTGGCGCGATCCGAGTTCCGCAAGGGCTCGATCTCCCTGTGAGAAGTTCGGGCTAGTCGGGGATCGGCGGCGACGCCTGCGCTGCCGGCCGCTCGCCGCGCTGCAGCAGCACCTGGGCGGCCAGCGCGACGATCATGATCGCGCCGCCGGCCGAGGCCAGCGCGCTGGGTCGCTCGCCGGCGGTGAGCCAGGTCCACAGCGGATTGAGCACCGGCTCGAGCAGGACCAGCAGCGAGACTTCGAGCGCCGGCAGGCGCTTCAGCCCTTTGGAGAAGAGCCAGTAGGCGAGGCCGATCTGGACCACGCCGAGATAGAGGATCGATGCGATGTCCGCGGTCCGGACCGCCACGACCGGCAGGGCGAAAGGCAAGGCGACGAGGAAGGCGAGCCCGTTGCCCAGCACCGTCGCCGGCAGCGAGCGTTCGTCGCCCGCCGGAGAGTCGCGCGACAGCCGGCGCATCGTGATCATCAGCAGCGCGTAGAACAGCCCCGACGCGAGCGCGAGGAGATTGCCGAGCTCCGGACGCGGCGCCGTCGCCACCGGGTCGCGGGAGCCGAGAAAGACCAGCGCGAGCCCGACCGCCGCCAGCCCGACCGCCGGCAGATCGGCGCGCCGGATCTTCTCCTTGAGCAGCATCGGCGCGAGCAGGAGGATCCAGATCGGAGCGGTCGACTGCAGGAAGATCGCCGCGGCCGAGGTCGTGAGCTTGGTCGCGAGGACGAAACAGACGAGAGTGCCGGCATAGGCGAAAGCCGCCGGCAGGAGATCCCAACCGAAGCCCTTGCGGGCCGCCGGCAGCAGGAGCCAGAGCGCCAGTGCCGCCACGGCCGAGCGGAAGCCGGCGACCTGGAAGGCGGTGAGCGCCGTGCCCTTGATCGCCGCACCGCCGGTGGAGAAGAGGGCTGCGGCGGCGAGAATGAACCAGCGGCTGCGCGCGAGGGTCAGAGTTTCCATCTCGCGGATGCTATCTTCGCGCGCGGCCCATTCCCATGTTTCCCCTCCGAGATGGCATCCCCAGCCGCCGACTTCCGATCGTCACGCTGGGTCTGATTGCAGCCAACGTCGCGGTCTTTCTCTATCAATTGACCCTGGCGGAGGACGGCCTCAGGACCCTCTTCTATCTCTTCGGCGTCGTCCCGGCGCGGCTCAGCGACCCGGCCTGGGCGGCGGACGTCGGCTACGCCAGTCCGGGCTGGTTCTCATTCCTCTCGAGCACCTTTCTCCACGGCGGCTTC includes:
- a CDS encoding thiamine pyrophosphate-binding protein, producing the protein MSHGGDRIAEVLQRQGVKTLFTLCGGHISPILVGAKALGIRVVDTRHEVDAVFAADATARLTGVPGVAAVTAGPGLTNTITAVKNAQMAQSPVVILGGATATVLKGRGSLQDIDQQALMAPHVKWQGSARRVRELAPLLETAFAAAREGVPGPVFLECPVDLLYPEATAREWYGVLPKPPQPGERKPAFGKRLERWYLSRHLDRCFDRAEERCEPAPLPAPPAPRAGGVRRAARALARADRPLLLVGSQAMLHALSAAELQRAIEQLGLPVYLSGMARGLLGAAHPLLKRHKRREALREADCVVLAGVPSDFRLDYGRHVGRKATLIAANRSADDLEKNRRPQIGAEADPALFLAELAEVGAGLHARWREWGEQLAVRDAEREQEIAAQAAVEPAPAESGVTGLNPLHLLRGLDEFLDDDAVLVADGGDFVGTASYIVRARSPFGWLDPGVFGTLGVGGGFALGAKVARPESEVWILYGDGSVAYSLMEFDTFVRHGVPVIALVGNDASWAQIARDQIAVLGDDVGTVLASTDYHFAAEALGGKGLSIDHPDEIVPAFAQARVWARAGHPVLLNARLARSEFRKGSISL
- a CDS encoding DMT family transporter, whose product is METLTLARSRWFILAAAALFSTGGAAIKGTALTAFQVAGFRSAVAALALWLLLPAARKGFGWDLLPAAFAYAGTLVCFVLATKLTTSAAAIFLQSTAPIWILLLAPMLLKEKIRRADLPAVGLAAVGLALVFLGSRDPVATAPRPELGNLLALASGLFYALLMITMRRLSRDSPAGDERSLPATVLGNGLAFLVALPFALPVVAVRTADIASILYLGVVQIGLAYWLFSKGLKRLPALEVSLLVLLEPVLNPLWTWLTAGERPSALASAGGAIMIVALAAQVLLQRGERPAAQASPPIPD